A genomic window from Nodosilinea sp. FACHB-141 includes:
- a CDS encoding ABC transporter permease has product MKYARETLAVAQRILVELWRRRRSLVFWAIFPVILLILNSLILQERLQITLAEAYTQAAPSTLVGAALFFSGLGGSVATVVSEREQKTLKRLFLSPLSGVSYFLGICLAYGVIGLAQAALVYAIALSQGATLDGNPLANLLIVVLSIAAYVGVGFVLGTQLARRTEDVNALIAAFGIPLMILGGTFLPTAFFPDSLAQLTRYNPIYHMIEALSGVVVEGSTLADVGEHVEFLGLFAIAMVVAGWLAYRRMVQVERQL; this is encoded by the coding sequence ATGAAATACGCGCGAGAAACCCTGGCGGTTGCCCAGCGAATCTTAGTCGAGCTGTGGCGGCGACGGCGCAGTCTGGTTTTTTGGGCAATTTTCCCGGTTATTCTGCTAATTCTGAACAGTTTAATTTTGCAAGAGCGGTTGCAGATTACCTTGGCCGAGGCCTACACCCAGGCGGCTCCCTCGACCCTGGTGGGGGCGGCGCTGTTCTTTAGCGGGCTGGGGGGCAGCGTGGCTACGGTAGTCTCAGAGCGGGAGCAGAAGACGCTAAAGCGCCTGTTTTTGTCGCCCCTGAGCGGGGTGTCGTATTTTTTAGGCATTTGCCTAGCCTACGGGGTGATTGGGCTGGCTCAGGCGGCCTTGGTCTATGCGATCGCCCTCTCCCAGGGGGCCACCCTCGACGGCAACCCCCTCGCCAACTTGCTAATTGTGGTGCTTAGCATTGCCGCCTATGTGGGGGTAGGGTTTGTGTTGGGCACCCAGCTGGCCCGCCGCACCGAAGACGTCAACGCCCTAATTGCGGCCTTTGGCATTCCACTGATGATTTTGGGGGGCACCTTTTTGCCCACGGCGTTTTTTCCGGATTCCCTGGCCCAGCTCACTCGGTACAACCCCATCTACCACATGATCGAAGCTCTTTCGGGGGTGGTGGTCGAGGGCAGCACTCTAGCAGACGTGGGTGAGCACGTGGAGTTTTTGGGGCTGTTTGCGATCGCCATGGTGGTCGCCGGCTGGCTGGCCTACCGTCGCATGGTGCAGGTTGAGCGTCAGCTCTAG
- a CDS encoding chromophore lyase CpcT/CpeT, producing MSEALLHQLATHMAGEFDNRQQSLADPTWFLHLRLWQRPLLKALFCEGYSFFIEQISVASGKPPYRQRILHLTTRDGQLWGQYYALPDPIAYSGAATQPDRLTSLTREDLIALPTCGVAIEYQPASQIFSARLPGNSLCSFTANGITTYVRLKFDLGPESPAANSPMVLYLEDRGVDPDTDKPTWGPLMGPFQLVKQSAFALLG from the coding sequence ATGAGCGAGGCCCTGCTGCATCAGCTGGCCACCCACATGGCTGGAGAGTTTGACAATCGTCAGCAATCTCTGGCAGACCCAACCTGGTTTTTGCATCTGCGGCTGTGGCAACGGCCGTTGCTCAAGGCCCTGTTCTGTGAAGGGTACAGCTTTTTTATTGAGCAAATCAGTGTGGCCTCAGGCAAACCGCCCTATCGCCAGCGCATTTTGCACCTTACCACCCGCGACGGTCAGCTCTGGGGCCAATATTATGCGTTGCCCGACCCAATCGCCTACAGTGGTGCGGCCACCCAGCCCGATCGCCTCACCTCCCTCACCCGCGAAGACCTAATTGCTCTGCCCACCTGCGGGGTGGCCATTGAGTATCAGCCGGCCAGCCAAATTTTTAGTGCTCGCCTGCCGGGGAACAGTCTGTGCAGCTTTACCGCCAACGGCATCACCACCTACGTGCGGCTCAAGTTTGACCTGGGCCCCGAGTCGCCCGCAGCCAACAGCCCCATGGTGCTGTACCTGGAGGATCGAGGCGTTGACCCCGATACCGACAAACCCACTTGGGGACCTCTGATGGGGCCGTTTCAGCTAGTGAAGCAAAGCGCCTTTGCGCTACTGGGGTAA
- a CDS encoding SAM-dependent methyltransferase: protein MKLSEIVPWGRTLDEYKAMFSLSETDLTLKILGCGDGPASFNAEMTELKQSVISIDPVYQFSAEQIEQRVRATYESIISQVKQNADRYIWKNFRDADELGKARLNAMEKFLSDYESGKAEGRYLHQALPSLDFDDDRFDLCLCSHLLFLYAEHLTLDFHIASIHELLRVASEVRIFPLIQLNCEPCPYLDVALKEFSSKGYSVQIEAVAYEFQKGGDKMLRIAR, encoded by the coding sequence ATGAAACTCAGTGAGATTGTTCCCTGGGGCAGAACGCTAGACGAATATAAGGCAATGTTTAGTCTGTCAGAGACAGATTTAACCCTGAAAATTCTCGGCTGTGGCGATGGGCCAGCCAGTTTTAATGCTGAGATGACGGAACTCAAACAATCCGTTATATCTATCGACCCGGTGTATCAGTTTTCGGCTGAGCAAATTGAGCAGCGGGTGCGAGCTACCTACGAATCAATCATTTCTCAAGTCAAGCAAAATGCCGATCGCTACATCTGGAAGAATTTTCGCGATGCTGACGAGCTAGGCAAGGCTCGTCTCAACGCCATGGAGAAATTCTTATCAGATTATGAATCAGGAAAAGCTGAGGGCCGGTATTTGCACCAGGCTTTGCCAAGCTTAGATTTTGACGACGATCGGTTTGATCTATGCCTATGCTCTCATTTATTGTTTTTGTATGCAGAGCACCTGACACTTGACTTCCATATCGCATCAATTCATGAGCTGCTGCGGGTTGCGTCCGAAGTGCGGATTTTTCCTTTGATTCAACTCAACTGTGAACCCTGTCCATATTTAGATGTTGCCTTAAAAGAATTCTCCAGCAAAGGTTACAGCGTCCAGATAGAGGCTGTTGCCTACGAGTTTCAGAAAGGCGGCGATAAAATGCTAAGAATTGCGCGATAA
- a CDS encoding FAD-dependent oxidoreductase, with protein MSQSLEGLFAQTLARRNVLKLFGVGGIAALLSYSRLSKPQPTVFQRDRLELPAQVSKPTTAVVIGGGLAGLAAAYELSQRGVAVTLLERSPQLGGKIASWPIQVGDDSFMMEHGFHGFFPQYYNLFSLVDELSIQQNFKSLDYYSLVYKNHYDPEVFRPSNSAFPWNIVDLAISSSNRLEWGINLTHLKHLQVFREITGFRNPQTYERLDQMSVTEWVGNDFPRGLYDLYFLPFAKSSLNSPDVLSAGELMQFFHFYFFGNPEGLAFNGTRQDMGRSLVDPMVEAIQANGGQVLTGVTVSQVGWQEGKISGVTYQKGSVAVNPVPFWVDRNPLLSSDEMEYFGAGDSVYSVAPGAKTALSLTCTHQGCSVQRQVTTSAEGYFCPCHGAAYASDGAVLAGPARENLTTFKVLQREGDRIQLIAANVAGVPNVAHDLTADYYVMAADIPGIKALFSLSDGDVEPTLVSQIDQLQVADPFAVGRFWLDRDFDWQHSWFTSLSGYRLTDSITLYHRIQDDYIAWGERTGGSVVELHAYCYKEKEFPTQADILDTFEAELYEIVPELKGATVLHRQLVNQKNFAGFPPGSFPNRPQTATAVNNLLFAGDWVRMPFPCGLMERAVSSGLLAANAILQREGVQRRPILSVNPEGVLKI; from the coding sequence ATGAGTCAATCCTTAGAGGGGCTGTTTGCCCAAACCCTGGCCCGTCGCAACGTCCTCAAGCTGTTTGGCGTTGGGGGGATAGCAGCACTACTGAGCTATTCGCGCCTGAGCAAACCCCAGCCCACGGTGTTTCAGCGCGATCGCCTCGAACTGCCCGCCCAGGTCAGCAAGCCTACTACAGCGGTGGTGATTGGCGGTGGCCTAGCAGGGCTGGCGGCCGCCTACGAGCTCAGCCAGCGCGGCGTAGCGGTGACGCTGCTAGAGCGATCGCCCCAGCTGGGTGGCAAAATCGCCAGCTGGCCGATCCAGGTAGGCGACGACTCCTTCATGATGGAGCACGGCTTCCACGGCTTTTTCCCGCAGTACTACAACCTGTTTAGCCTGGTTGACGAGCTAAGCATTCAGCAGAATTTCAAGTCCCTCGACTACTATTCATTGGTTTACAAGAACCACTACGACCCCGAAGTCTTTCGCCCCAGCAATTCGGCGTTTCCGTGGAATATCGTCGATCTGGCGATCTCCTCCTCCAACCGGCTGGAGTGGGGCATCAACCTCACCCACCTCAAGCATCTCCAGGTGTTTCGCGAGATCACCGGCTTCCGTAATCCTCAAACCTACGAGCGCCTCGATCAAATGTCGGTAACCGAGTGGGTGGGCAACGACTTCCCGCGCGGACTCTACGACCTCTACTTTTTGCCCTTCGCCAAGTCAAGCCTCAACTCTCCCGATGTGTTGAGCGCCGGGGAACTGATGCAGTTCTTTCACTTCTACTTCTTTGGCAACCCTGAGGGGCTGGCCTTCAACGGTACCCGTCAAGACATGGGGCGATCGCTGGTCGACCCCATGGTTGAGGCTATCCAAGCCAACGGCGGCCAGGTGCTGACCGGTGTGACCGTCAGCCAGGTGGGCTGGCAAGAAGGCAAGATATCTGGGGTGACTTATCAAAAAGGCAGCGTTGCGGTCAATCCGGTGCCCTTCTGGGTCGATCGTAACCCCCTGCTGAGTTCAGACGAAATGGAATATTTTGGCGCGGGCGACAGCGTCTACTCCGTTGCCCCAGGCGCTAAAACCGCCCTATCGCTGACCTGCACCCACCAGGGCTGTAGCGTACAGCGCCAGGTAACCACATCGGCCGAGGGCTACTTCTGCCCCTGCCACGGGGCCGCCTACGCCAGCGACGGCGCGGTGCTCGCCGGCCCTGCGCGGGAGAATTTAACAACGTTTAAAGTTTTGCAGCGAGAGGGCGATCGCATTCAGCTAATCGCTGCCAACGTCGCTGGCGTGCCCAACGTCGCCCACGACCTCACCGCCGACTACTACGTCATGGCCGCCGACATTCCCGGCATCAAAGCGCTGTTTTCGCTATCCGACGGCGATGTGGAACCCACCTTGGTCTCCCAGATCGATCAGCTTCAGGTGGCTGACCCCTTTGCCGTGGGCCGCTTCTGGCTCGATCGCGACTTTGACTGGCAGCACAGCTGGTTTACCTCCCTCTCGGGCTATCGGCTCACCGACAGCATCACCCTCTACCACCGCATTCAAGACGACTACATTGCCTGGGGTGAACGCACTGGGGGCAGCGTCGTCGAGCTTCATGCCTACTGTTATAAGGAGAAAGAATTTCCCACCCAGGCCGATATTCTCGACACCTTTGAGGCCGAGCTATACGAGATTGTGCCTGAGCTAAAAGGCGCAACCGTGCTGCACCGCCAGCTGGTGAACCAAAAGAATTTTGCCGGTTTCCCTCCCGGCAGCTTCCCCAACCGCCCCCAAACCGCCACCGCCGTCAATAACCTGCTATTTGCGGGCGACTGGGTGCGCATGCCCTTCCCCTGCGGCCTGATGGAGCGGGCGGTGAGCAGTGGTTTGCTGGCAGCCAACGCCATTTTGCAGCGTGAAGGGGTGCAACGCCGCCCCATTCTCTCGGTCAACCCCGAAGGAGTGCTGAAGATTTAG
- the yfcF gene encoding glutathione transferase, producing the protein MGNSDLKLFVDAQFTSPYALSAFVALQEKELPHDLVCIDLATQENRQVSYLQRSLTGRVPTLEHGEFALSESSAITEYLEEIFPPPTYTAIYPQNPRARARARQVQAWLRSDLLSIRDERPTTVIFHQPCDLPLSDGARVAVETLFQAAEALLKDHRLSLFGQWCIADTDLALMLNRLVANGDRVPAPLVEYVEHQWQRPSVQAWLAQSKTV; encoded by the coding sequence ATGGGCAATTCTGACCTCAAGCTATTTGTCGATGCTCAGTTCACCAGTCCCTACGCGCTATCTGCATTCGTGGCCCTACAAGAGAAGGAGCTCCCCCACGACCTGGTTTGTATCGACCTGGCAACCCAGGAAAATCGACAAGTCAGTTACCTGCAGCGCTCCCTCACGGGTCGAGTGCCAACCCTTGAGCATGGCGAGTTTGCCCTGTCAGAGTCGTCCGCCATCACAGAATATTTAGAAGAGATTTTCCCGCCGCCTACTTACACAGCTATCTATCCGCAAAATCCTAGGGCTAGGGCTAGAGCGCGACAGGTGCAGGCCTGGTTGCGCAGCGATCTGCTATCCATTCGCGACGAGCGACCGACCACGGTTATCTTCCACCAGCCCTGCGACCTGCCCCTGTCAGACGGAGCGCGGGTCGCGGTTGAGACCTTGTTTCAAGCGGCAGAAGCTTTACTTAAAGACCATCGCCTTTCGCTCTTTGGTCAGTGGTGCATTGCCGACACCGATTTGGCGCTCATGCTCAATCGGCTAGTTGCTAATGGCGATCGCGTGCCCGCACCGCTGGTAGAGTACGTGGAGCACCAGTGGCAACGACCCTCGGTACAAGCCTGGCTAGCGCAATCTAAAACAGTCTGA
- a CDS encoding FAD-binding oxidoreductase: MANVADALGTVVGSDCILSPTALDLPEYLTPQAIVCPTTEAELAAVMTCAHKHRWRVVPCGSGSKLSWGGLGTGVDLVVSTARLNQVIDHAVGDMTLTAQAGAKLADLTPRLATHNQFLAVDPAYPERATLGGIVATADTGSLRQRYGGLRDMLIGISFVRFDGAIAKAGGRVVKNVAGYDLMKLLTGSYGTLGVISQLTFRLYPGQDTSKTVVVTGAAGEMEALVNALRLSPLTPVALDILSPALASYLGYGDFALVARFQSIAPGVDEQVEALLAMVGPALSAQVLQGAEDEQIWAGVGAALFPVSEEQNEAIAAKVGLPPAKVVAWLAQLPSGSLARIHGGSGIGTVRLAAATADVVKDLRKGCTTNQGYFTLLEAPLSLKKSVDVWGYSGNALSVMQAIKAQFDPYNGLSPGRFVGGL; the protein is encoded by the coding sequence ATGGCCAACGTTGCTGATGCGTTAGGGACCGTGGTCGGCAGCGACTGCATCCTCTCTCCCACCGCCCTCGATCTGCCGGAATACCTGACGCCGCAGGCCATTGTCTGCCCCACCACCGAAGCCGAACTGGCGGCGGTGATGACCTGCGCCCACAAGCATCGCTGGCGGGTGGTGCCCTGTGGCAGCGGCAGCAAATTGTCCTGGGGCGGTCTAGGTACTGGGGTGGATCTCGTCGTGAGTACGGCCCGCCTCAACCAGGTGATCGACCACGCGGTGGGGGACATGACCCTCACCGCCCAGGCGGGGGCAAAACTAGCGGATCTGACTCCCAGGCTGGCCACGCACAACCAGTTCCTCGCTGTGGACCCTGCTTACCCAGAGCGGGCGACTTTGGGGGGAATTGTGGCGACCGCCGATACTGGTAGCCTTCGCCAGCGCTACGGCGGCCTGCGGGATATGCTGATTGGTATTTCCTTTGTGCGCTTTGATGGGGCGATCGCCAAGGCGGGCGGGCGCGTGGTCAAAAACGTCGCTGGCTACGACCTGATGAAGCTGCTCACCGGCTCCTATGGCACCCTGGGAGTGATTTCTCAGCTCACCTTTCGTCTCTATCCAGGCCAAGACACCTCTAAAACCGTGGTGGTCACTGGAGCGGCGGGGGAAATGGAAGCTTTGGTGAATGCTCTACGCCTGTCGCCGTTGACCCCGGTGGCCCTCGATATCCTATCCCCTGCCCTAGCCAGCTATTTGGGCTATGGGGACTTTGCCTTGGTAGCTCGATTTCAATCTATTGCGCCGGGAGTAGACGAGCAGGTTGAGGCTCTCTTGGCCATGGTGGGGCCAGCGCTATCTGCCCAGGTGTTGCAGGGCGCGGAGGATGAGCAAATTTGGGCAGGGGTCGGTGCCGCTCTCTTCCCTGTGTCTGAGGAACAGAACGAGGCGATCGCGGCTAAAGTGGGCCTACCTCCAGCTAAGGTCGTGGCCTGGCTCGCCCAACTGCCCTCGGGTAGCCTGGCGCGCATCCATGGCGGTAGCGGCATTGGCACAGTGCGCCTGGCAGCGGCTACGGCGGACGTGGTGAAGGACTTGCGCAAGGGCTGCACCACTAACCAAGGCTATTTCACCCTGCTCGAAGCACCTCTCTCCTTGAAAAAATCAGTGGATGTGTGGGGCTACAGCGGCAACGCTTTGAGCGTCATGCAAGCGATCAAGGCGCAGTTTGACCCCTACAACGGTCTCAGCCCAGGGCGCTTTGTGGGCGGCCTTTGA
- a CDS encoding glutathione S-transferase family protein — protein sequence MLELYQFEASSFAEKIRLILDYKQVPYHKVEVTPGVGQVEVFQMSGQRQVPVLKDGEQVIPDSTAIALHIEKAYPDRPLIPTEPKQKGLCLALESWADEAIVPKARIVMVGAFKQHPNFRTALLPSFTPAPLRSLVGALPGDLLNLVGTGVGFGPDDIKVATAGLRQDLEALVLMLQNSPYLLGDQPTLADFAVAAATMYLKFPTAQYVDLPEGIGGKGVPGIADVPEYKAFFDWRDRLYAEFRTARTNVPPASPSGGPTPISID from the coding sequence ATGCTAGAGCTGTACCAGTTTGAAGCCTCCTCTTTCGCCGAAAAGATTCGGCTGATTCTCGACTACAAGCAGGTGCCCTATCACAAGGTCGAAGTAACCCCCGGCGTAGGCCAAGTCGAAGTGTTTCAAATGTCGGGCCAGCGCCAGGTGCCGGTGCTCAAAGACGGTGAGCAGGTGATTCCCGACTCGACCGCGATCGCCCTGCATATCGAAAAAGCGTATCCCGATCGACCCCTGATCCCTACCGAGCCCAAGCAAAAGGGTCTGTGCCTAGCGCTAGAAAGCTGGGCCGACGAGGCGATCGTGCCCAAAGCTCGCATTGTTATGGTTGGTGCCTTTAAGCAGCATCCCAACTTTCGCACGGCGCTGTTGCCTAGCTTTACCCCCGCGCCCCTGCGCAGCCTGGTGGGTGCGCTACCCGGCGACCTGCTTAACCTAGTAGGTACGGGTGTCGGCTTTGGCCCCGACGATATTAAAGTCGCCACCGCTGGCCTGCGTCAGGATCTTGAAGCCCTGGTGCTCATGCTGCAAAACAGCCCCTACCTGCTGGGCGATCAACCCACCTTGGCCGACTTCGCCGTGGCCGCCGCCACCATGTACCTCAAGTTTCCCACGGCTCAGTATGTCGATCTGCCTGAGGGCATCGGCGGTAAGGGTGTCCCCGGTATTGCCGATGTGCCTGAATACAAAGCCTTCTTTGACTGGCGCGATCGCCTCTATGCCGAGTTCCGCACCGCTCGCACCAATGTGCCCCCCGCCAGCCCTAGCGGCGGCCCCACCCCCATCAGCATCGACTAG
- a CDS encoding calcium-binding protein has product MSDFFVPPPKTVPAIEPVILEEPAAPNEVPSETAVPTEEVVTIPAEPSPVAGLDGAIAGAALATDAVPQAQVSADTTLATVDSFFFYGQTGNGTPALYEVGLSNGTWSPVTASPDLFPTTLNGLFTAEPLAPPVGTEQPATNQVFTLVQGSNGKNFLIGTTADDAVFGLNGDDLVLTGAGQNLAFGGLGNDTLVSGAGDDGLFGGAGNDTMEGSEGDDLLMGGPGNDVLDGGGGINVLVGGSGADTFRLNTPGAYNTDTSATTQPDTLVDFNAAQGDLLDFSLIAAQPLFAGGDLMSSLRFVQVGSDTHVQVSLSMGQATTEAILLGVEADTITPANLTFTPPIGLPILK; this is encoded by the coding sequence ATGTCTGACTTCTTTGTCCCCCCGCCTAAAACCGTTCCTGCAATAGAGCCCGTCATTCTAGAGGAGCCAGCTGCCCCCAACGAGGTGCCCAGCGAGACGGCGGTTCCCACCGAAGAGGTCGTGACCATACCTGCAGAGCCTTCTCCGGTAGCAGGTCTAGACGGAGCGATCGCTGGAGCGGCCCTGGCAACCGACGCAGTGCCTCAGGCGCAGGTTTCTGCCGACACGACCTTGGCAACGGTAGACAGTTTCTTTTTCTATGGTCAAACCGGCAACGGCACCCCTGCCCTCTACGAAGTTGGCCTATCCAATGGCACCTGGTCTCCAGTTACTGCCTCACCAGACCTTTTCCCCACCACCTTAAATGGACTCTTTACCGCCGAGCCCCTAGCTCCCCCAGTTGGAACTGAGCAACCCGCCACCAACCAAGTCTTCACCCTAGTGCAGGGCAGCAACGGCAAAAACTTTCTCATTGGCACCACTGCCGATGACGCCGTCTTTGGCCTGAACGGCGACGACCTGGTTTTGACAGGGGCAGGCCAAAACCTGGCCTTTGGCGGTCTTGGCAACGATACGTTGGTGAGTGGGGCCGGTGACGATGGCCTGTTTGGTGGGGCGGGCAATGACACAATGGAGGGCAGTGAGGGGGATGACCTGCTGATGGGCGGCCCCGGCAACGATGTGCTAGATGGCGGGGGCGGCATCAACGTTCTGGTAGGCGGGAGCGGTGCCGATACCTTTCGGCTCAACACGCCAGGGGCCTACAATACCGATACCAGTGCTACGACCCAACCAGACACCTTGGTCGACTTTAACGCTGCCCAGGGAGACCTGCTCGACTTTAGCCTGATTGCGGCTCAGCCTCTATTTGCCGGAGGGGATCTGATGTCCTCTTTGAGATTTGTGCAGGTGGGTTCTGATACCCACGTGCAGGTGAGCCTGTCCATGGGTCAGGCTACCACCGAGGCTATTTTGTTGGGGGTCGAGGCCGACACTATTACCCCGGCAAACCTCACCTTTACCCCGCCTATCGGGTTGCCCATACTCAAATAG
- a CDS encoding nuclear transport factor 2 family protein, whose protein sequence is MPEASVQTLRVAEVAFQAFAQGLASGEWSPFLDQLSDDFTFWFPAGSFKGLNHGKEKAKAFFERVSSLFPEGLTLNVIQVVSNSTTVIFEVRSSGLMAEHPYENQAAIAFDIRDNKICAYREYLGVVFQLGQ, encoded by the coding sequence ATGCCGGAAGCCAGCGTTCAGACATTGCGCGTTGCTGAGGTTGCATTTCAGGCCTTTGCCCAAGGGCTAGCCAGTGGCGAATGGTCACCATTCTTAGACCAGCTCAGCGATGATTTTACCTTTTGGTTTCCAGCGGGTTCCTTTAAAGGCTTAAACCACGGAAAAGAAAAGGCGAAAGCATTCTTTGAACGGGTGTCTAGCCTGTTTCCGGAAGGTCTCACCCTGAACGTTATTCAAGTAGTCTCTAATTCGACAACGGTTATCTTTGAGGTCCGTTCATCAGGTTTGATGGCAGAGCATCCCTACGAAAATCAGGCTGCGATCGCCTTTGATATTAGGGACAATAAAATTTGCGCTTACCGAGAGTATTTGGGCGTCGTGTTTCAGCTCGGTCAGTAG
- a CDS encoding aromatic ring-hydroxylating dioxygenase subunit alpha: protein MRQLGINLNHWYVVAQSKELGTQPLSVNLWHQPIVLYRDRTGRPIAVEDRCPHRQVKLSEGTVEGDNIACAYHGWQFAPDGSCAHVPYLEPQQKLPTCQLRQYPVQEQDGFIWLFPGEAKLAEQKAPMGVPEWEHLNFIGSLTTIDVQAHYSFLIENLMDMYHGHLHGGAQVWANPVLAELAADETHVHAHYDAESYYRIDKIWSASQLVIPALRQLHPEPLDVYYCYPHWRSTLGDDFVIYCLFCPVSETHTRAYLLHFTSLERFPKLHKTPLAVRRFVKRTFTNSASFVLRRLVREDVLMLEQEQQAFEQHPTYRGPELNRALTAVQQLIRQQAEGSGGVGE, encoded by the coding sequence CTGCGCCAGCTGGGAATCAACCTCAACCACTGGTACGTGGTGGCCCAGAGCAAAGAACTGGGCACCCAGCCCCTATCGGTGAACCTATGGCACCAGCCGATTGTGCTATATCGCGATCGCACCGGCCGCCCTATCGCCGTCGAAGATCGCTGCCCCCACCGCCAGGTCAAACTCAGCGAGGGCACGGTTGAGGGTGACAACATTGCTTGCGCCTACCACGGCTGGCAGTTTGCCCCCGACGGCAGCTGCGCCCACGTGCCCTACCTCGAGCCCCAGCAAAAGCTGCCCACCTGCCAGCTACGGCAGTACCCCGTGCAAGAGCAGGACGGCTTTATTTGGCTGTTTCCTGGTGAGGCCAAGCTGGCCGAGCAAAAGGCTCCTATGGGCGTGCCCGAGTGGGAGCACCTCAACTTCATTGGCTCGCTGACCACCATCGACGTGCAGGCCCACTACTCATTCTTAATTGAGAATTTAATGGACATGTACCACGGTCACCTGCACGGCGGTGCTCAGGTATGGGCCAACCCAGTGCTGGCCGAGCTAGCAGCTGACGAGACCCACGTCCACGCCCACTACGACGCCGAGAGCTACTACCGCATCGACAAAATCTGGTCGGCCAGCCAGCTCGTCATTCCGGCCCTGCGTCAGCTGCACCCCGAGCCGCTGGATGTCTATTACTGTTACCCCCACTGGCGATCGACCCTGGGGGATGACTTCGTCATTTATTGCCTGTTTTGCCCGGTAAGCGAGACCCACACCCGCGCCTACCTGCTGCACTTTACCTCCCTGGAGCGATTTCCGAAGCTGCACAAAACCCCGCTGGCCGTGCGGCGGTTCGTTAAACGGACCTTTACCAACTCGGCTAGCTTTGTGCTGCGACGGCTGGTGCGCGAAGACGTGCTGATGCTGGAGCAAGAGCAGCAGGCCTTTGAGCAGCACCCTACCTATCGTGGCCCAGAGCTGAACCGGGCTCTGACGGCGGTGCAGCAGTTGATTCGGCAGCAGGCGGAGGGGAGTGGGGGAGTAGGGGAGTAG
- a CDS encoding HAD family hydrolase gives MAGPDILALDFDGVVCDGLREYFQTAWRAYSEVFEPGAGVPPEGLAERFYPLRPVVETGWEMPLVLYGLMSGVPEGDILARWPELVPQLLAQAGVTSATIGKAVDGVRDRWIQADVDDWLSYQRFYPGVIDRLQQAIAAGVELVIVSTKEGRFIQQLLAKSGVVLPGNGPLGPEPIHRIFGKEVKRPKYETLRQIKAVQPEANLWFVEDRVNALQAVQAQPDLGDVGLFLADWGYNTAADRAIPLRGHSMNATPASKIHLITLAQFCGPFEKWVSVGPSNVA, from the coding sequence ATGGCTGGCCCCGATATTCTGGCGCTCGATTTTGATGGCGTGGTCTGCGACGGGCTGCGGGAGTATTTTCAAACGGCCTGGCGGGCCTACAGCGAGGTGTTTGAACCGGGCGCGGGGGTACCGCCGGAGGGGCTGGCGGAGCGCTTTTATCCGCTGCGGCCCGTGGTCGAAACGGGGTGGGAAATGCCGCTGGTACTCTACGGACTGATGTCGGGGGTGCCTGAGGGCGATATTCTCGCTCGCTGGCCTGAACTCGTGCCGCAACTGCTGGCCCAGGCGGGGGTGACATCTGCCACCATCGGCAAAGCGGTGGATGGGGTGCGCGATCGCTGGATTCAAGCCGACGTTGACGACTGGCTGAGCTACCAGCGCTTCTACCCCGGCGTGATCGATCGCCTCCAGCAAGCGATAGCAGCAGGGGTAGAGTTAGTAATTGTTTCAACTAAAGAAGGCCGGTTTATTCAGCAGCTGCTGGCCAAGAGCGGCGTTGTGCTGCCCGGCAATGGTCCCCTAGGTCCCGAGCCAATCCATCGGATTTTTGGGAAAGAAGTCAAACGGCCCAAGTACGAGACGCTGCGGCAGATTAAAGCCGTTCAACCGGAGGCTAACCTCTGGTTTGTGGAAGACCGAGTAAACGCCCTGCAGGCGGTGCAGGCCCAGCCCGATCTAGGCGATGTGGGGCTGTTTTTGGCCGACTGGGGCTACAACACAGCGGCGGATCGCGCGATTCCCCTTCGTGGACACTCTATGAACGCCACACCGGCAAGTAAGATTCACCTGATTACTCTGGCTCAGTTTTGCGGCCCATTTGAGAAGTGGGTATCAGTAGGCCCCAGCAATGTAGCTTAG